Proteins from a genomic interval of Desulfovibrio sp. JC022:
- a CDS encoding SpoIIE family protein phosphatase, whose protein sequence is MKIRWKMLIILLTFSLTPLFVLRTHGMNSLKELGADLQTQTRVTLLERATQTLAEQAKGAAIMIDIEERLYQTTLKSIQGEAELRLNDDDAVPKIKNAFITTQHKSFDTPDLINNPAYKKHALMGKGSNRRGDHTTMAAVQRGDLIDLPVTFEHISFWLAGNLSRKQAEADISRISPLLDDFNSCAETLKNLILWQEIILENGLVASYPGHNSFPRKYDPRKHTWYKEARKTGKANWTLPSPDAATKSLCNRLSAPLYNNDGQFIGVASLVIPIGESLNEALVSTDTQIAKVMMVTTLHRDDAHQNSLLVIGKIGKEQPEKQIHPAHGRFWQAPPEKEWLTEDNPEFKTLIRDVVDKYSGVLQMNYKGVPSLWTYSPVNTAISILIITPIHEFTAEADEAEQYVRESIVNQFEGTSLIAFAVILAIAVVAYFVSQSLSTPIRKLSEAMIKVGEGDWNARADFHSKDELGDLAQNFNYMVPQLREHSKIRQALSLADEAQQSLFPQSPPDIDGVEIGARCTFSEQTGGDYYDFVGCATCGPQTFSTAIGDVSGHGVSAALLMTSARAYMRALSGRGKSLVDSASEVNRLITKDCAQTGHFMTMFVAICNAQERTVNWIRAGHDPGLIYSPGTDTFDQLLGEGLALGVDETYQFREYLTQMEQGQILVLYTDGIWEAHSPAGKQFGKDKLQQLIRDNYHKSAQEMVDTILIEVAAHRNGLPLEDDCTIIVVKFI, encoded by the coding sequence ATGAAAATCCGCTGGAAAATGCTCATCATCCTGTTGACCTTTTCCCTGACTCCTTTATTCGTGCTCAGAACCCACGGCATGAACTCGCTTAAGGAGCTGGGGGCAGATTTGCAGACCCAGACCCGTGTGACCCTGCTTGAACGGGCCACCCAGACCCTTGCCGAGCAGGCCAAGGGAGCTGCGATTATGATTGATATTGAAGAACGGCTCTACCAGACCACCCTGAAAAGCATTCAGGGAGAAGCAGAGCTGCGCTTAAACGATGATGATGCTGTACCGAAAATCAAAAATGCTTTTATAACCACCCAGCACAAAAGCTTCGACACGCCGGACCTTATCAACAATCCGGCCTATAAAAAACACGCCCTCATGGGCAAAGGTTCAAACCGCAGAGGCGATCATACCACCATGGCTGCAGTCCAACGCGGCGACCTCATCGACCTGCCCGTCACATTTGAACACATCTCTTTCTGGCTGGCCGGAAATTTGTCCCGGAAACAAGCGGAAGCAGACATCAGCAGAATCTCCCCACTACTGGACGATTTTAATTCGTGTGCCGAAACGCTAAAAAATCTGATTCTTTGGCAGGAAATTATTCTTGAAAACGGGCTTGTTGCCAGCTACCCGGGTCACAATTCCTTTCCCCGGAAATATGATCCCAGAAAACATACATGGTACAAGGAAGCACGCAAAACAGGTAAAGCTAACTGGACCCTGCCATCACCGGATGCAGCTACCAAAAGTCTGTGCAACAGGTTAAGTGCCCCACTATACAATAATGACGGTCAATTCATCGGGGTTGCTTCACTGGTCATTCCAATAGGGGAAAGCCTGAACGAGGCCCTTGTCTCAACCGACACGCAGATAGCAAAAGTAATGATGGTTACAACTCTTCATCGAGACGATGCCCACCAGAACTCATTGCTGGTAATTGGTAAAATAGGTAAGGAGCAGCCAGAAAAACAAATCCACCCGGCACACGGGCGCTTCTGGCAGGCTCCTCCGGAAAAAGAGTGGCTGACTGAAGACAATCCTGAGTTTAAAACCCTGATCCGGGATGTCGTGGACAAATATTCTGGCGTTCTACAGATGAATTACAAGGGAGTCCCCTCCTTGTGGACTTACAGTCCCGTCAACACGGCGATATCTATCCTGATCATTACCCCGATCCATGAATTTACAGCCGAAGCAGATGAAGCCGAGCAGTACGTCCGGGAAAGCATTGTCAACCAGTTTGAGGGAACATCACTAATCGCATTTGCGGTGATACTAGCCATCGCTGTTGTGGCCTATTTTGTCTCCCAGAGCCTATCCACCCCCATCCGCAAGCTCTCCGAAGCCATGATAAAAGTCGGGGAAGGTGATTGGAATGCCCGTGCGGACTTCCACTCCAAGGACGAACTGGGCGACCTTGCACAAAATTTCAACTACATGGTCCCGCAACTGCGTGAACATTCAAAAATCAGGCAGGCCCTGAGTCTGGCCGATGAAGCCCAGCAATCACTCTTCCCGCAATCCCCGCCTGATATCGATGGGGTTGAAATCGGAGCACGCTGTACCTTTTCCGAACAGACTGGTGGGGATTATTACGACTTTGTAGGCTGCGCCACCTGCGGACCGCAAACTTTTTCCACCGCCATCGGCGATGTGTCCGGACACGGTGTCAGCGCGGCCCTGCTCATGACCAGTGCCAGAGCTTACATGCGTGCTCTGTCCGGGCGCGGGAAATCGCTGGTGGACTCCGCATCAGAAGTCAACCGCCTTATAACCAAAGACTGCGCCCAGACCGGGCACTTCATGACCATGTTTGTAGCCATCTGTAATGCGCAGGAACGAACCGTAAACTGGATCAGGGCCGGACATGACCCCGGACTGATCTACTCTCCCGGAACAGACACATTTGACCAGCTCCTCGGCGAAGGTTTGGCATTGGGAGTTGATGAGACATACCAATTCCGCGAATACCTGACCCAGATGGAACAAGGGCAGATTCTTGTACTTTACACCGACGGAATATGGGAAGCGCACAGCCCCGCCGGCAAACAATTCGGAAAAGACAAATTACAGCAGCTTATCAGGGATAATTACCATAAATCAGCACAGGAGATGGTTGACACCATACTCATTGAAGTGGCGGCCCACCGTAACGGATTACCGCTTGAAGATGACTGCACAATAATCGTGGTAAAATTCATATGA
- a CDS encoding TIGR00730 family Rossman fold protein has protein sequence MKSICIFLGANPGNDPKYAQAARNMGRELAARGLTTVYGGSRTGLMGILAESALEAGGKVIGVIPESLYKIEIAHTDLTELHVSDSMHERKALMAELSDGFIAMPGGIGTMDEIFEIFTWAQLGFHSKPCGLLNVDGYYDKLLSFLGDVVKEGFLKDMHREKLLTAETPDLLIESFATYEPPSGSKWVEKVDVTQRKSQ, from the coding sequence ATGAAAAGCATTTGCATCTTCCTCGGTGCCAATCCCGGTAATGATCCTAAATATGCCCAGGCTGCCCGTAACATGGGCCGGGAACTTGCCGCACGCGGCTTAACCACTGTTTACGGCGGCTCGCGTACCGGGCTGATGGGCATCCTCGCCGAAAGCGCACTGGAAGCCGGGGGTAAAGTAATCGGCGTTATCCCGGAAAGCCTCTACAAAATCGAAATAGCCCATACGGATCTCACCGAGCTGCATGTGTCCGATTCCATGCACGAGCGCAAAGCCCTCATGGCAGAACTTTCCGATGGCTTCATTGCTATGCCCGGAGGCATCGGGACCATGGATGAAATTTTTGAAATCTTCACCTGGGCCCAGCTTGGTTTCCATTCCAAACCCTGCGGCCTACTCAATGTAGACGGCTACTACGACAAACTGCTCTCCTTTCTAGGCGACGTAGTAAAAGAAGGTTTCCTCAAAGATATGCATCGGGAAAAACTGCTCACTGCCGAGACCCCGGACCTGCTTATCGAATCTTTTGCCACTTACGAGCCGCCCAGCGGTTCAAAATGGGTGGAAAAAGTGGACGTCACCCAGCGCAAAAGCCAATAA
- a CDS encoding DUF554 domain-containing protein has product MIPTGSLVNGAAIIGGSIIGILLHSRFPERIRQIIFQALGLGVILIGIQMSLKVQDILVLIFSLLIGGIIGELLRLDTMFERGAGWLKKKVGSKDTGFIDGMITASLIFCIGAMAIIGSLEEGIKGDTTILYTKAMLDGFASIALASSYGIGVLFSFIPVIIYQGALTIFASSFQEWFSPLIIDQLTACGGLLIIGISLTLLEIKRINLANLLPSLGVVVALTVLFN; this is encoded by the coding sequence ATGATCCCAACCGGCTCGCTCGTCAACGGTGCTGCTATTATCGGCGGCTCCATTATCGGCATTCTCCTGCACAGCAGATTCCCTGAACGCATCAGGCAAATTATTTTTCAGGCACTGGGCCTCGGCGTTATCCTGATCGGCATCCAGATGTCCCTGAAAGTACAGGATATACTCGTGCTTATATTCAGCCTGCTCATCGGCGGAATCATCGGGGAACTGCTGCGGCTGGACACCATGTTTGAACGCGGAGCCGGATGGCTGAAAAAGAAAGTAGGTTCCAAAGACACCGGATTTATTGACGGCATGATCACCGCCTCCCTGATCTTCTGCATCGGGGCCATGGCTATCATCGGTTCTCTGGAGGAAGGAATCAAAGGAGACACCACCATCCTCTACACCAAAGCAATGCTGGACGGCTTTGCCTCCATCGCCCTTGCCTCCTCTTATGGAATAGGAGTACTCTTTTCCTTCATCCCTGTTATTATCTATCAGGGAGCCTTGACTATTTTTGCCAGTTCGTTTCAAGAATGGTTCTCCCCGCTGATCATCGACCAGCTTACCGCCTGCGGAGGGCTGCTCATCATCGGTATCAGCCTGACCCTGCTTGAAATCAAACGGATAAATCTCGCCAACCTCTTGCCATCACTTGGAGTTGTCGTCGCGCTTACGGTACTCTTTAATTAA
- a CDS encoding DUF3391 domain-containing protein yields the protein MPKLKDGEHMVDVDLLRPGVYIKLVGVPWYRHPFLTSSFRIKDFEQIETLQALGIAKVICVPDKGLVAPLKAKKKKSGPRPAKLQSAPVPDAMFKEKKERMEKLKEKKKSVARAEHKYSLSVQQVEELMFSITRGNMQFFEEAETFSKNLSRYFLSDCEALMHVLNLQMDKSDTVYYHSMNVTVLSLILGRSIELDEEEMRILALGGLFHDIGKSRIEKKILHKKGKHTKLEAELLRKHPFYGVDILSGCDNYPPEAMEIVYEHHERCCGGGYPRGLKRGEIGKLAKILAIADFYDSLINKHDSTLSLTPYQALSYMFSKRAGYFEPDYLSAFIQCMGIYPPGTVVVLNGEMIGMVISVNLSKPLFPSVVIYDPQIPKREALILGLEDEPEYSITNSINPAKLASEVFDYLSPRSRMIYFVDSDFSEPKKK from the coding sequence ATGCCCAAGCTCAAAGATGGTGAACATATGGTCGATGTCGATCTGTTGAGGCCCGGAGTTTATATTAAACTCGTGGGTGTGCCATGGTATCGACATCCATTTTTGACCAGCAGTTTTAGGATTAAGGATTTTGAGCAAATTGAGACCTTGCAAGCTTTGGGGATTGCCAAGGTCATTTGTGTCCCGGACAAAGGCCTGGTCGCGCCATTGAAAGCTAAAAAAAAGAAGTCAGGTCCGCGTCCCGCCAAGCTTCAATCTGCTCCTGTTCCTGACGCGATGTTCAAAGAGAAGAAAGAGCGGATGGAAAAGCTTAAGGAGAAGAAAAAATCCGTTGCCCGTGCAGAGCATAAGTATTCTTTATCCGTACAGCAGGTTGAAGAGCTTATGTTTTCCATTACCAGAGGTAATATGCAGTTTTTTGAAGAAGCAGAGACTTTTTCGAAAAATTTAAGCCGTTATTTTTTAAGTGATTGTGAAGCTCTTATGCATGTTTTAAATTTGCAAATGGATAAGAGCGACACAGTGTATTATCACTCCATGAACGTGACGGTATTATCCTTAATCTTGGGAAGATCGATAGAGTTGGACGAAGAGGAGATGCGCATACTCGCACTGGGAGGTCTTTTTCACGATATCGGCAAGTCAAGGATTGAAAAGAAAATTTTGCATAAAAAGGGAAAGCATACAAAGTTAGAAGCGGAACTCTTGCGCAAGCATCCTTTTTACGGTGTGGATATTCTTTCAGGCTGTGACAATTATCCTCCAGAAGCAATGGAGATTGTGTATGAGCATCATGAACGCTGTTGCGGAGGAGGATATCCCAGAGGATTGAAAAGAGGGGAAATAGGAAAACTGGCTAAGATTCTGGCCATTGCCGACTTTTACGATAGCCTCATAAACAAACATGATTCGACCTTATCACTGACTCCATATCAGGCGTTGTCGTATATGTTTTCCAAAAGGGCCGGTTATTTTGAACCTGATTACCTGTCTGCATTTATACAATGTATGGGTATTTATCCTCCGGGAACAGTAGTTGTTCTCAATGGAGAAATGATCGGGATGGTTATTTCCGTAAATCTTTCCAAGCCATTGTTTCCCAGTGTTGTCATATATGATCCACAGATTCCAAAGAGAGAGGCTCTTATTCTTGGTCTGGAAGATGAGCCTGAATATTCAATTACCAATTCTATTAATCCCGCTAAGCTCGCGTCTGAAGTTTTCGATTATCTGTCGCCGCGCAGCAGGATGATTTATTTTGTGGATTCTGACTTTTCGGAGCCAAAGAAGAAATGA
- the rocD gene encoding ornithine--oxo-acid transaminase, whose translation MKQSDYIELEDKFGAQNYKPLDVVIEKGEGVWVWDVEGNKYMDCLSAYSAVNQGHCHPRIKKAMQDQLDKLTLTSRAFRNDQLGLFYEELCSLTNSHKVLPMNSGAEAVETAIKAVRKWGYMVKGVPEDRAEIIVCADNFHGRTISIVGFSTDPVSRRGFGPFTPGFKVIPFGDHKALENAITPDTVGFLVEPIQGEAGVIIPPDGYLKKVREICTANNVNLILDEIQTGLGRTGKMLAEEHEEIEADITLVGKALSGGFYPVSAVLSNTEVLGVLKPGEHGSTFGGNPLACAVAREALKVLKDEDLIRNAEKMGQNFLAGLNSINNSKIREVRGRGLLLAVEFKLDAGGARQYCEKLKASGLLCKETHDNIIRFAPPLVISEEQVDWALERIKPVLST comes from the coding sequence ATGAAACAGTCCGACTACATTGAACTTGAAGACAAATTTGGCGCGCAGAACTACAAACCTCTTGATGTTGTAATAGAAAAAGGCGAGGGAGTCTGGGTCTGGGATGTGGAAGGAAACAAGTACATGGACTGCCTTTCCGCATACTCCGCTGTTAATCAGGGCCACTGCCACCCGCGCATAAAAAAAGCCATGCAGGATCAACTGGACAAACTGACCCTGACTTCAAGGGCTTTCCGCAATGACCAGCTAGGCCTGTTTTACGAAGAACTCTGCTCACTAACCAATTCACACAAAGTGCTGCCCATGAACAGCGGCGCAGAAGCTGTGGAAACAGCCATCAAAGCAGTGCGCAAATGGGGCTACATGGTCAAGGGAGTTCCTGAGGACCGCGCGGAGATCATCGTCTGCGCCGACAATTTTCACGGTCGGACCATCTCCATTGTAGGATTTTCCACCGACCCGGTTTCCCGGCGCGGCTTCGGCCCCTTTACCCCCGGATTCAAGGTTATCCCCTTCGGAGACCATAAAGCCCTTGAAAACGCCATAACCCCGGACACCGTGGGCTTTCTGGTGGAACCCATCCAAGGCGAGGCCGGAGTAATCATTCCACCAGACGGTTACCTGAAAAAAGTCCGTGAAATATGCACAGCCAACAACGTCAACCTGATCCTCGACGAAATCCAGACCGGACTTGGACGTACAGGAAAAATGCTGGCCGAAGAACACGAAGAAATTGAAGCGGACATAACCCTTGTCGGCAAGGCCCTTTCCGGCGGCTTCTACCCGGTCTCGGCAGTGCTTTCCAACACCGAGGTCCTCGGCGTACTAAAACCCGGAGAACACGGCTCCACCTTCGGTGGCAATCCGCTGGCCTGCGCCGTTGCAAGAGAAGCCCTGAAGGTACTTAAGGATGAAGACCTGATCCGTAACGCCGAAAAAATGGGGCAAAATTTTCTCGCCGGGCTCAACTCCATCAACAACAGCAAAATCAGAGAAGTACGCGGCCGCGGTCTGCTATTGGCTGTAGAATTCAAGCTTGATGCCGGCGGGGCACGGCAGTATTGTGAAAAGCTTAAAGCAAGCGGTCTGCTATGCAAGGAAACCCACGATAATATCATCAGATTCGCACCTCCATTGGTAATCAGCGAAGAACAAGTGGACTGGGCTCTTGAGCGCATCAAACCTGTTCTCTCAACGTAA
- the traI gene encoding TraI/MobA(P) family conjugative relaxase produces MISRRVVCKPKNDNYRRLAQYIADAKHKGEKSLMSWCAGCWAGDDYDLAIQEVLDTQDLNKRTRKEKTYHLIVSFRPEDESVLTPEVYKEIEREFSKVLGFEEHQRHCGVHKNTNNLHMHIAYNMIHPEKLTRHEPYRDFYKRDRLHRELEQKFGLKLDNGRQKELLPKRNNDRAATYEAHSGQQSFDSYVRERKDFILESLRSAHGWQEFHEFLAQIGVEIRLRGNGCIIKDRHSKTAIKASRLDRDFSKSKLETQLGHYQKPIEFVENEKDRYVARPLHKQRGELYAEYKAAVADRKKVYEALREEQDARWKQINFDWDAKIKAIRKDNKLRPKDRSRLIAIATGRKTAAMEVLKKDMAEKRADLRQQTPFNRWNDYLKWKAENGDETALQILRSKKEPIQSNPSPEFAGTAAKVSDLKIKQSQFKSDSSLAWKDKRKLLSISKMLQLQAEEAKRVNYPDQRNLDQMTWRVDSSGNVLYMLKNGAMVKDNGDKIFFSVNDPGAKRVAQNFARMMFGRNVKVSGNEIHKFSVSRNVGWHI; encoded by the coding sequence ATGATTAGCCGCAGGGTTGTTTGTAAGCCGAAAAACGATAATTACCGGAGGCTGGCCCAATATATTGCCGACGCCAAGCATAAAGGCGAAAAGAGCCTCATGTCATGGTGTGCAGGTTGCTGGGCCGGTGATGATTATGATCTGGCGATTCAGGAAGTGCTGGATACTCAGGATCTGAATAAACGAACCCGTAAGGAAAAAACCTATCATTTGATTGTGTCCTTCAGGCCGGAAGATGAGTCCGTCCTTACGCCGGAAGTTTACAAAGAAATTGAGCGGGAGTTTTCCAAGGTTTTGGGCTTTGAGGAGCACCAGCGGCATTGCGGAGTTCATAAGAACACCAACAACCTGCACATGCACATCGCGTACAACATGATCCACCCGGAAAAACTGACTAGACACGAGCCCTACCGTGATTTTTATAAGCGTGACCGGCTGCACCGTGAGCTGGAACAAAAGTTCGGTCTGAAGCTCGATAACGGCAGGCAAAAAGAGTTGCTGCCTAAGCGCAATAACGATCGGGCAGCAACTTATGAAGCCCATTCCGGCCAGCAGTCTTTTGATTCATATGTAAGGGAGCGCAAGGATTTTATTTTGGAGTCCTTGCGCTCTGCGCATGGGTGGCAGGAGTTTCATGAATTTTTAGCGCAGATCGGCGTCGAGATCCGGCTGCGCGGAAATGGCTGTATCATCAAAGACCGTCATTCCAAGACGGCCATCAAGGCCAGCCGACTTGACCGTGATTTTAGCAAGTCCAAACTTGAGACCCAGCTCGGTCATTATCAAAAGCCCATAGAATTCGTGGAGAATGAAAAGGATAGGTACGTAGCCCGTCCTCTGCATAAGCAGCGTGGCGAACTTTACGCTGAGTATAAGGCCGCTGTAGCCGATAGGAAAAAAGTGTATGAGGCATTGCGGGAAGAACAGGATGCCCGCTGGAAGCAAATCAATTTTGATTGGGATGCCAAGATCAAAGCTATACGGAAAGATAACAAGCTGAGGCCCAAAGACCGAAGTCGCTTAATTGCTATTGCTACCGGCAGAAAGACGGCAGCTATGGAAGTTCTAAAAAAGGACATGGCTGAAAAACGTGCGGATTTGCGGCAGCAAACCCCCTTCAATCGCTGGAACGATTATTTGAAATGGAAGGCTGAAAATGGTGATGAAACTGCTTTGCAGATTTTACGGTCAAAGAAGGAGCCGATTCAAAGCAATCCCTCACCTGAATTTGCTGGAACAGCAGCAAAAGTTTCAGATTTGAAAATCAAGCAGAGCCAGTTTAAATCAGATTCAAGTTTAGCATGGAAAGATAAACGGAAGCTTTTGTCCATTTCCAAGATGCTCCAATTGCAGGCAGAAGAGGCCAAGCGTGTGAACTATCCTGATCAACGGAATTTGGATCAAATGACTTGGCGTGTGGATTCGTCTGGCAACGTCCTCTACATGCTGAAAAACGGAGCCATGGTTAAGGACAATGGTGATAAGATTTTTTTCAGCGTGAATGATCCGGGGGCAAAACGGGTGGCGCAGAATTTTGCGCGGATGATGTTTGGGCGTAATGTTAAGGTTTCTGGAAATGAAATTCACAAATTCTCAGTTTCTCGTAATGTGGGGTGGCATATCTGA
- a CDS encoding conjugal transfer protein TraJ, producing the protein MPSKKKVIKTYVSEEEYQHICVTAEQCSLSLSAFTKAVCLDYEIRSSTDQQTRRELLKLNGDQGRLGGLLKMLILDDDDNRKAAEKLLREIGQTQKKIVQKVRSI; encoded by the coding sequence GTGCCCAGTAAAAAGAAAGTCATCAAGACCTATGTTTCTGAAGAGGAATACCAGCATATCTGCGTAACCGCAGAGCAGTGCAGTTTGTCTCTGTCTGCTTTTACCAAAGCCGTATGTTTGGACTATGAAATCAGAAGCAGCACAGATCAACAGACTCGCCGGGAACTCTTGAAGCTCAATGGCGATCAGGGCCGTCTGGGTGGTCTTTTAAAAATGCTGATTCTTGACGACGATGACAACCGGAAAGCGGCTGAAAAGCTGCTTAGAGAAATCGGTCAAACTCAAAAGAAAATAGTCCAGAAGGTGAGATCTATATGA
- a CDS encoding HD domain-containing phosphohydrolase, whose protein sequence is MYRILLVDDDESWHMIFNKMATERLHISCCSGGSEALDLMKKSGPFHVIVSDYEMPEMNGVEFLAKVKEVSPSTVRIFMSGKADLAVAVEAVNSCGIFRIVAKPCTLKTLKKTLRDALEFHRLSNVESHMTSKMTRGIIRMVSDIAAMHNPGLNSRTARILPLVKSLSRKLGDPDPWSTEVAAVLSSIGFIFLPDPLLDKVETGDVFGSVDYGIFIKHTEYSSKLLSRLPHFEDVCTKLSLQEAHYMAEGSDGGFSIDEIPLGARILKVVSDYDRLKSGGRGAGAALAMMKLRTNRYDPKVVKALGGILGSEAQYHIREVYPLGLTEGMELAEDVYGVVKGKKMKFLSKEQVLDSRIIDYIHRNAENIVDITKKISIKEKNIF, encoded by the coding sequence ATGTATAGGATTCTTTTGGTCGATGACGATGAATCGTGGCATATGATTTTTAATAAAATGGCAACTGAAAGACTCCATATTTCGTGTTGTTCCGGTGGGTCCGAGGCGCTTGATCTTATGAAAAAAAGCGGTCCTTTTCATGTTATTGTGTCAGATTATGAAATGCCGGAAATGAACGGTGTCGAGTTTTTAGCCAAAGTCAAAGAGGTTTCTCCATCTACAGTAAGGATTTTTATGAGCGGAAAGGCTGACCTTGCTGTGGCGGTAGAAGCCGTAAATTCTTGTGGTATTTTTAGAATTGTAGCCAAACCCTGTACTCTCAAAACATTGAAGAAGACCTTGCGGGATGCTTTGGAGTTTCATCGTTTGTCAAACGTTGAGTCACATATGACCAGCAAGATGACTCGAGGTATTATCCGGATGGTCAGTGATATTGCGGCCATGCATAACCCCGGTTTGAACAGCCGAACTGCCAGGATTTTGCCGCTGGTAAAGTCTTTGAGCAGGAAATTGGGGGATCCTGATCCATGGAGCACCGAGGTCGCTGCTGTGCTGTCCTCCATCGGGTTTATTTTTCTACCTGATCCTTTGCTGGATAAGGTTGAGACGGGAGATGTTTTCGGAAGTGTTGATTACGGTATTTTTATCAAGCATACGGAATATTCTTCCAAGCTGTTGTCCAGACTTCCGCACTTTGAGGATGTTTGTACAAAACTCTCTTTGCAAGAAGCCCACTATATGGCGGAAGGCAGTGACGGGGGGTTTTCCATAGATGAAATTCCTCTCGGGGCAAGGATTTTAAAGGTTGTCTCCGATTATGATCGACTTAAGTCTGGAGGACGGGGGGCAGGGGCAGCTCTTGCCATGATGAAATTACGGACAAATAGATATGATCCGAAAGTCGTCAAAGCTCTTGGCGGAATTTTGGGTTCCGAGGCACAATACCATATCCGCGAGGTGTATCCTTTGGGGCTTACCGAAGGTATGGAGTTGGCCGAAGATGTTTATGGAGTAGTCAAAGGTAAAAAAATGAAGTTTTTGTCAAAAGAGCAGGTGCTCGACTCAAGAATAATAGACTACATTCATAGAAATGCTGAAAATATAGTAGATATAACAAAAAAAATATCCATAAAAGAAAAAAATATATTCTGA